CAGTACTGAGCTTTCGCTGACGGATGCACTTGGGCTTGTGCGTGCAGACCCGGATTATTGCTTCTTCGGATGACGAAAGAGGCATCTGCGTGATGAAAGAAGTCACAGAGATGTGGCCTTTCTTATTGGATGGAATTACAGGTGTGAAAAAAATCAGCTGTAATTTGATCATTTTATTGAAGTTTCTTTTTAGCCTGTTACTTCAAGCGTTTTCCACTGTAAAGCATTCGATGCCATCTTTTTTAGAAGGTATTAGGATCACCCATATCTGTAAGAAAGACCATCGTTTTACTTCTCTCCCAGAAAACCAAGGCAATACTGGACGCCACAAATGCACAGGATGCGCTTTTGAGCGCGCAATGGAACTTAAGGCCAAGGGAATCCCTATGTGCAACGACGATTCAATTCTGGCTGACTTACCAGAGAGCCAGGCTGGTACCGTTCGCCATAAGGATGCCTTCGAGGGGTACAAGATGGCGTATCAAGCGTAACCACACTGGGCAGCCCACTACTGCTTATAAGTGGTTTCTCGGCCACCAAAGCCGGCACGTTGAACTACCGCGTGGAATGCTAAAAATTGTTCCTGGGCGTCGCCAGCAAGTAAAGCATGGAGAAAAACAAGGATCCCCAATATACCGAGTCATATCGATAGGGATCAAAATCAATATGCAAAAATCCTCTTACAAAATCGTATCCATTTGCAAAGATGTTTATCTGAATGGATGCAATAGCGATTACAAATACCATATAAGCAATAAACAATGGATATTTATGAAGCCTGTTAACTTTTAACTTCCCCAAATAAAGCAAGAAAAAAACTACAATAGACACAATGAAATAGACCACTGCAGGCCAGATCGGTGGATAAAGCGAAAATTCTAAATCTTGTGACATAATCAGTTCTCTTTAGCTATCTGGTACATCTGCCAACCTGTAATGCTACTACTGGTCGCATCAAGTGTAATTGCGGTTTTAGATGCCTCTTGCCAGCCTCTGATATAATCAGATTGGATATTGTGAAACAAACTCCATGACTTTTCTCTGGGAGCCAGAACTTTTCTACCTGCACCGTATGCTGATAAAGAGAGATCAATTACACCGTAAATTAAATCTGCTTGATTATTACCATAACCCAGCTTTTTTGCAGCAAATCTGTACGCTTCTCTCACGGTTCCTGATTGTTCTTCACGGAAAAGAAGATAGTACCCGTTTTCGTATACATTATTTAACCCATGAGCAATCATCGGAGCCCCGTATGCAGCACAAGCTAACCCAAGCGATCCAACGCATAAACTAGCCCCACCATAAACTTGTGCTCCGCCTGCAACAAAGCCAATCTGCTTGAGAGCTATAGTCGTTGTTGTTGCCTGATTTTTCTCGACAACTATAAACATTTTTGCTCGGTTAAAGGTAAGCAGATCATCCTGTTCACGGAGATGTCGTATCTGTTCGTCAAGGATTTGAGTCCCTCCGAGAAAGGTAAGGCAGTGGGATTCGATCTCTCTTTTCAAATGACCCACGAGCTGTTGAATCTAAAAAAAAGACCAGAAGTACCATAAAATAAATGTTTTGCGGAAATTTGCTCTGTAAGAAGCTCAATCTCTCGCACTTTATGCTCAAACCGATTTTTGTCACGGTTATGGTTATACATTCGACCTCCATGTCACAAATACTCTTCAATAAGAATACATTCGTTCAGACGACAATCAATAGCTCTTTACGTATCAGCAGTTGCGACAGTCAGAGCGGGAAATTTTTTATGCAAAGTACACACAGCCACATCATAAATTATCGCTACTTGCTTCCTGTCCACGCCATTCGCTATTAATCGCCCTACATGCGCCCATTGCTCCTGAGTCAGCTTCGGACGCCTCCCATCTATTATCCCCTTTGACCTGCCATGGCTAAAACTGCTCTCGTTCTTTCAATTGTATTTTCTCTTTCCATCTCAGCCGCAGTACTCAGCATTGTGTATGCGAATCGGCCGATTGAAGTACTGATCCTTATTCCTTCAATGATTGAGACAAATTCAATATTATTAGCCCGAAATAGCGCAGTAAATCGATGAGGTGTATGCGTTGAGCGTCCAAGCCGATCCTGCTTCCAGACAATGACAGTGTCACCTGGCCGCAATAACTTCATTTTCTTATCCAGCCCCGGCCGTTTCGACTTTGCACCGAATATTTTATCGTCAAAAATGTGGTCAAATTCTATCCAATTTAGCGCCTCTAACTGTAATTCAAGATTTTGGTCAAAAGTTGATACCCTTGCATACCCATATTGCATATTTTTTAGCCATCATTTTGTACGAAAAAATCAGGTGAAGTTATCGGCTGGCCACTCAAGAGCAATCTATAAAACGTCGGTTTAGGAAGTAGAGCAACGGCGACGTTCCAGACATCAGTTACCGATGCTACTGCAGGACGATTGCTGGTTGTCGGTGGGTTCGGTAGAGGTCTTCCGTTTTCACGACCCCCGGCATACCTGGCCGAGCTGGTTAATTCAGTCCGGCGTACCGCTGTCCGTTCTGCAGGAAATTGGTGGATGGGAGTCTATCGAAATGGTCCGTCGATATGCTCACCTGGCACCGAACCATTTAAGCGAGCACGCACGGAAAATAGATGTCATTTTTGGCAACCATGACACAAATACGACACAAGGAGAAAATCAGACTGGTTTGAAACTGGCGTAAGCGCCTGTTTTTAAATGGCACGCCCTGTAGGATTCGAACCTACGACCTACGGCTTAGAAGGCCGTTGCTCTATCCAACTGAGCTAAGGGCGCACTGAGAAGAGTGAACTTCGCGGTGGTGAAACGCGAAGAATTATACGGTCAATGGCAGGTGAGTCAATGCCTTTTCCGTATTCGACCCTGAATAGGGCTAGTTGATTGTAAATATGACTGTTTTTTCAACATTCCCCGCTTTTCTTCCGTACACTTTAGCACTGCGAAAAGGCTTAGCTGCATTTAAGTAACGCCTGCTGTTTTCCTGAGCGCCAGCTCGTCACACTAGTGTGAGGTATCCCGGCCGCCTGGAGGCTGACAGACAACAGGACAATGGAGTGACAGCGCAAAACCTGATCGATACGTCCCCCGGCTTACAGCACCTCTCTCAGGACATTGCGGGCATCAAACTTGAGCCTATCGTCGCCCTCTCCTCGCAGCGCCAGGTTGGGGTGGAAGTGTTGAGCGTCCTGTCAGCAACAGAGCAAAGCGAGGCATTTTTCACCGATCGGTCTGCGGAGTGGTCAATTGCGCTGCTTGAAGCGCAACTTGCCGCGCTAAAAAAGGCCCCGCACTGTCATAATCTTTACGTCAATTTGCCGATAACCGTATTCACGCAGCCGGACGCTTTTCAACGGCTTATCCGGTTGCATGCCGCACCGCTGAATATTGAAATTGTCGACCCGGCACGCTTTCTGGCGCTGTCTGACGCAAAGCGGCAGGACGTTCTCCAGCGACTGCAACAGCTCAGAAGGCAAGGTCACGGTATCTGGCTGGACGATATTGATGAAGTAAGCGTCCAACCATTTCTGTCCTGCCGGTTGCCGTTAACCGGCATAAAAATCGATAAGGAAGCATTCTGGCGTTTACGCGCCCCCCCTGCGCTCGGGCAACTGGTAACACGTTGCTTTCAGCTTGCCGACAAGGTGCTTATTGAAGGTATTGAGACTGAAAAGGATCGTATCCGGGCACAACAGGCAGGAGCAGGACTCGGCCAGGGGTACTACTGGCCGTCCTGGAAATGGCCGGAGGAATAAAAAGCCATTTCCAGGAGGGAAGCCATGCGAATGACAGTGCGCCGTTACCGGCGGCGGCGTACAGGAAGTGATGCACTGGGATTTACGCACTCGCCTTTTGCTCCCCCCTTTTTCGACCGACTCGAATTTTTGAGCCAGTCCATCCACCAGCACCGCAAAACAGACGCGCCCTTTATTATTCTGGTCACGGAAGATCATTTCCTGCGCACCGGTTTTCTGAACGGTCAGTTTCCCCTGAGCAGCTGTAGCGATTATCCGACGCTGGATGATGCCTTTCAGGCGCTGAACCAGTGGCCTGCTGCCCGTCTGGTGGTGGATATTGAAAGCCGTACCACGGCGCTTATGGAAAAGCTGGATCAGCTGCGAAGACACAGCCTGTATCCGCCGTATCTGACGCCGTATCTGTTGGTCAGGGCGGATAATTATGACACCCGTCTGTTCTGCAAAGCGGCAGGTCCGTTTCATGTCCTCGAACGCCAGTCAACGGCGGCGGCGCTCCAGCACAGCCTGATGGATATCAGCCCCCCGCAGGGATCCAGTAAAGAGTGGTTCTCGCGTGGCGAGTGGCCCATTTTACAGGAGCTGTCGCGGGGGAAGACGCTACGCCAGATCGCCCTGCTGCAGAACCGCCCCTATAGCCGCATTATCTATCGCCTGAGCTGCATTCTGGTAAAGCTCGGGCTGAGCCATCGCCAGGAACTGCTGCATCTTCTCAATAATCTCTCCGACTGCTCGTTTTACTCTTAACCTAACCCCTTCTTTCCTAAAGGCCTTTAGGAAATTACTTACCAAAAATGTTAATTTTATGTTAACCGTTAACAATAAAGTCGAAATTACAACTATTCCTAATTTTTGACTCTGAACCACGTGAAATATCAAAGAATACGTAAAGTGCAGCACTTTCATCCATGCGTTAAGGGATTGATGGTTCCGTTAACAGGATGATAATGATGTAAAAACAAGCAATTTGGCTGCATGTGCCAGGCGCACAAAGTGAAGGTCGCAGAAGATTTTGCTCTTCCGGCATAGTATTTTTCTGATATCGGGGAGAGGCATCGGGATGAGGATGAGACGCGCTATCTGTGCAAATTCACGCCACTTCAGCAGCAGGTGAGACGTTTTACTGCCCCGCCATTTCATTAACAATTTTGCAACATATAGTGGTATCTGTTATTTTTTGTTATTACATAAAGATGAAAAGATGCGGTAAATGGAATAACAGGATATTTCCGCTAAAATTAAAAAAATAGCCATTCAGATCCAGAAGATAATACAAACCAATAATTGTGAATTAATCTGCAGGCTTTTCGGAAAAAACTTACACGGTATAATAAGACGCGTACCAAATATGAATAAGAAAAACCTTTTTGCCGATACCAGCCAAATGAGAAGACCGCGCTGAGGCAATGACATTACCGCTACGTTAACAAGGATGCTTTCGCTCTTTCCAGGGAAATACCACCCTATAAGGATCTGCAAATTTATCCTTCCGGCATTTCGAGAGTTTGAACCAAACTCAGCATAACGCTTTTAACAATCTGAGGCATAAAAAATGAAACCGGCATCCGTTATCATTATGGACGAACACCCTATCGTCAGAATGTCGATAGAAGTCCTGCTACAGAAAAATAAAAATATCACAGTCAAACTGAAGTCTGGCGACAGCCACGAAGTCCTTGACTGTATCCGCAATCACGCCATCGATCTGGTGATCCTGGACATTGAACTCACGGGCACCGATGGCTTCGCTTTACTGAAACGAATCAGAAACTTAAACAAAGACATCAAGGTCTTGTTCCTCTCTTCCAAATCGGAATCCTTTTACGCGGGGCGCGCCATTCGTGCCGGTGCAAATGGGTTTGTCAGTAAACGAAAAGATTTGGGTGAGATCTACAACGCTGTGGAAATGATCCTGATGGGCTATTCTTTTTTCCCGTCAGAAACGCTGAACTTTATTAATCATCTGGGTTCAGGGAAAGGGATGGCGGCAGATATGCCATTATCGAATCGCGAGGTCACGGTATTGCGCTATCTGGCGAATGGATTATCGAATAAGGAAATTGCTGAACAACTACTATTAAGTAACAAAACCATTAGCGCGCACAAATCCAATATTTATTCCAAGCTCGGCGTGCAAAGCATTGTGGAATTAATCGATTACGCCAAGGCACACGAGCTGCTATAACCTGAATTCACTCCCTGCAGTTTATCTGAGCTGCAGGGAGTGCGGTCAGCGCTAATTATAATTAATCATAAAGGTAGCATCCGCATCGGCGCGTCCGGGCTGGGGGTTATCCGCAGTGGCAATATAATTAGCATAGAATGACAGCACGGCATTTCCCTGCGCATCCACCGTCACCGGCTGGCTGGCCTGCTGCAACGCCAGACGCGTTTTATCCGCATCCCTGATCTCCACCGCGACGTTATTCGCCGTGCTGGCATCGTTCAGCGCCAGCAATCCGCTGTCACTCCCGTCCGTTTTCCCGGAAAACGTAATCGATGCCGCGCCTGGCGGACAGCCGGTTAGCTTTAGCGTAAAAGGCATGGGCTGCGTACGACTCCCCGTGGTGCGGAGCTGTTTTGTCGGCCAGGTGCCCAGCGTAACAGTCTTATCGCTGTCGTTACCCTCTGCCACGCAGGTAAAATCAACGATATTGCCGTACATCTGAATATTGATCTCGCCCAGCGCTGTGGCTGACCACGCATTTGCCTGACACATCGTCAGGGCCAGCGCAGCGAAAGGCCATTTCCAGTTCCGCATCTCTCCCCCTTAATCGTAATCCACGCGCAGATAGCCGCGAGAGGTGAACCGGCCTTCTGCTGGTTTATTCCCCGTAATGCTTACCGGCCAGACCCGGATCCCGACCTGCGCCTGAGCACTGTCATCCAGTCGGAACGGAATTTTACTGTTCAGGTTGTTAGGCGTCAGAGGCGTACCGCTATCGTTCGCCACGACAAACCCTAAATCCGGGTTATCGGAAACCAGCGCATTACCCGAAATTTTTTCCGCCTCGATGCGCATCGTCAGATACGCATTGGCCTCCACATTGGTGCACTTAATGGCAATGGTTTTGCTTTGGGGTGAGACATTCTGAGGACGATTGCCGGCCCCCGCCTGGCTGAACAACGACGCGCCAATATCACCAAAATCAAATTCCACCACCTGCCCGGCATTAATCGCACAGCTTTGAGGTACCTGAATGGTGCCGCTGTAGCTAATGGTATACACCGGGGTATTCAACGGGTCGGATGACGTGGTGGTCACATAGACGGTGAACATGGTTTGCTGAGGGATCACCACCATGTTGATAAACCGCCGCGTGACTCTCAGACGAAAGACCAGCTTCGAATCGGTGACAGGAAACGCCTTGTTGTTCGGAACGTTAGGGTGCTGCCCCATCTGGATGTAGTTTGCCGGCGGGTAGAAGGTGCCCGCGTAGTCATCGTGGATCTGCATTGCACCATCAAGGTAGTCATTCAGCTTCACATACTTATAGCTATCAATCACCGTCGTTATCGGCAGGCTGGTGACGTAACTACGCATCGTGGACTTCCCGGTTGTACCTCTGGGGCAAATAGCATTAACGCCCACCAGCCCGGATTTTTGCGCAAGGGTCACAATCTGCCCCGGTTTGTTATTGGAACTGTTAAAGACGTTTGAAAGATCGTACGAGATATCCTTTGCCACGCCCGTAGAGTTCTGGCAGACCGTCGCCCACGCGGGCATCGTGCTGCAGAGCAGCGCTAAGCTAAACACATTGCGTAAACTGCGCATCTTTGGGTTCCTGTTAACGGTCACAGCTTGCCCCCGCCATGGTAATGGCCTGGTTTTGGCTTTCAGGCGATAAACGATAGTGCGCACGACACTGGGACTGCATCCCATTGCCCCACTGAATAAGCAACTCCCCTTCCAGCGGCAGGCCGCTCAGGTAAATCTGCCCGTCATCGCCCACCATGCTGGTGACCCCGCTCTGGGTTTCACGGACCACGGCACCAAACGGCACTGGCTGGTTGCCGCGCGTCACGGTCAGCAGGGCACGCACGCCAATACGGGTATCGAAGCTGGCGCGCACCAGCGCGCCTTTGGTCGGCACCACGCTGCTGACGTTATTTTCGATGTCGGTGTTGTTACTCATGGAGTTGGTATCCAGCGCCACGCGGTTATAGCGGTAGACGGTGGCATAGGGCATCACCGCGTAGCCTCGCCAGTCGGTTTTCACCCCGGTCTGGTTTTCCACGCTGACGCCCGATGCTCCCGGCGCTTTAATCAGGACGTTGGTATCCCCCAGCGGCTGGCTGAAGGTGACACCGTCGGCATGGCCTACCACCCCACCGGCGAGCTGCCAGTTGAGATCGTGCTGATCGCGCGCGTAGTTGTAGCCCACACCCAGCGTGCCGTAGGTCGCCTGCCAGTTCGCGCTGGCGCTACCGCTTGAGCCGTTGGTACTGGTGTGCCCCTGCGTAACGCTGTAGTTCAGGTTGCGATCTTCCAGCAGGGTGCCGCTGACCCCGGTTTGCCAGCTGGTATCACCGTCGCTGTTGCGGCTGGCTGACGCCGTGGCGTAGGCGCGGTCGATGGCACTGTCCCGACGATACCCCTGACGGGTAAAGAGGCTGAACGGCACCGAGACGTTAAACGACGCGATCCGGTCCGTGCCCTCGATCCCGACGGACTTGTTCCACGACCATGACAGGGAGTAGTTGATCCCTTTTACGCCCCCGGCATAGCCGAGCTGATACCAGAGGTTCGACTGGCTGGTACCCCAGTAGGTCTGCTCGCTGCCGGAAACATAGACTGAGCCGTAATCACCCAGCGACTGAGAGATATTGAGCTGGAAGCGCCCTTTTTTATTCCATGTCAGGTTGTGATAGCTCTGCACGTCCGGCACGCCGTCATCATCCTGGCTGTCGGCATACTGATAGCCTTCCATCGAACGCCAGGCCACATCATCCAGGGTGTAAAACCCTTTCGTGGAGTAGCGATAGCCCAGCAACTGGAAGTTGGTGCCGAATCCGTTAAGTGATTTTGCATACAGGAAACGCAGGGACTGGCCTTCATGGCGGCTGTCGTCCGCCAGCTGGCTGCGGGCATGGGTGACATCGACGGACACCGCGCCCCAGTCACCGAGGTTTTTCCCGGCACCAATGGCCACTGCGGTATAGCGCGACGCCAGCTGCGTACCGCCGTACAGGGTGAAGCCATTGGCAAGACCGGTAATCAGCGTGCCCTGGGTAAAGAACGGCGTGTCCTGATCGCTGTTACCGCTGCGGTAATCCCCTGCCACGAGGTCATATTTCCAGCGTCCTTCACGCTGCAGCAGCGGCACGGTGGAGTACGGCACGGTATAGCGTTGCTGGCTACCGTCTTTCTCTTCCACCGTCACCTCCAGATCGCCGCTTGAGGAGGTGGGGTTCAGATCGGTGATGGCAAACGCACCAGGCTGGACGTAGCTCTGATAGATAACGTAGCCGTTCTGGCGAACGACCACTTTGGCTGGCGTCCGGGCGATACCGCGCACGGTTGGCGCGTAGCCCTGCAGGCTGTCCGGGTACATGCTGTCGGACGAGAACAGCCGTCCGCCGCGGAAACCGACGCTGTCGAAGACATCATTGCCGGTATTGCTGTCGCCCAGCACCAGCTCGCTTTTGAGGGGAATGACGGTACGCTGCGCCCAGGTGCCGATGTTCTGCCAGTTACTGTGCCGCTGACCATTACTTTGCGTATAACGCCAGGCACCGTTATTGCGTAAACGCCAGGCGCCATAGTTCAGCCCGCTCTGCAGGTTCAGATAGTAGCTGTCGTCCTCGCTTCCCCGGTTGCCGGTAAAGCTGTAGTTCAACAGCGCGGCGGGGATCCCTTCATCCCACTGTTCAGGCGGGATATAGCCACGGGCGCTGTTCTGCATCGCCACCTGCGGCAGGCTGATATTCAGACGCTGTGAGGCGAAGTTAAACGCGACCAGGCTCCCGGGGATCGCTTTTGCCAGCGGGACACAGGTATCGCCCTGCACGTTAACGAGATCGGGAAACGCGGCGATGTTAACGCCAAACCGCTCCAGCATTTTACGTGTGATGCACGGCGCCAGCCCACCCGCGACCGGGGGCGTATCGTCGGCCTGCTCAAAGCGCACGTCCTGGGTCGCGATAAACTCATCGTTACGCCAGATATCCACGCGATACACGCCGGGTGCCTGCTGATGACCTTGTTCAAAACGCGATAAATCCGCCACGCTGGCGGTATCGTCGGACAAAAAGGCCGGATTAAAGTAGCTTTCGCTCCAGCCCGCCTGCGGCCAGAGCGTTGCCATCAGCGCCAGTGCAACCGGGCAGTAACGCCATTGATGATTATTCATCGCCCTGACTCTGCTCACAGGTTGACGCTACGCGCCGGAGTAATGGCACCGTAGTCATTGACGCTCTGCCAGGAGAGCGTACCGCCCGCACCGGCCGGCAGCGTCTGCTGCGCCGAGTTCTTTGGCGCGATCATAATATTGTCCAGCGTCTGACCGCCCAGCTTCAGATTGACCAGCGTGATGTAATACGGTGACGCGTTGCTGATCTTCAGATGGGTGCCAACACGCTCAAAGCGCAACTGAGAGAGCGCCTCTTCCGGCTGCATCGCCAGATTGTTCGGGCGCACAAACAGCTTGATACGCGACAGGATGGCCAGTTGCAGCACGTTGTTGTTTTCGGTTTTGGCTTTGTTCACTGACGGGATCGCTTTCACGTTCATGTAAAAGAGCGATTCACGATCGGCGGGCAGCGCGGGGCCGGCATAAATAATGCGCAGGGTGTTTTCGCTGTCCGGTTCACTGACAAACAGCGGAGGCGTAACGGCAAAGGTCTTTTCCTTTTGCCCGTTCGCATTTTCGATCCATGCGTTTATTAAATAGCGTTCTTGTTTGTTGCTGTTGGTGATCGCCAGTGAAGTTTGTTTAGCATCTGCCGGATAAATAACGCGCGTGGCTCCGAGTGCAATACCACCGGACGCATTCGCGCATGCAGAAACCATCATTAAAATAAACGATAAAATCAGTCCTGGTTTAATTAGCGTATTCATCAAAACCGTACCTTTAATAATGTGTTCGCAGGTGTTATGGATAAATCAACGTAAACCAGACATCCGACTGAATATTGCCTGGTACAAGGTGTTCGGAAATAGCGCGATAACGGGCGCTAAAATGAAACGCAAGCTCGCGTGTCTCAATCGGCAGCCAGCTGACCGCCGTGGCGTTGGGGATAATCTGACGCTGTTGTTCGTCAAAGAGCGCCAGCCCCACCCCGCTGCTGATGGGTGTTTCACCTGGCCGCGATGTCGCCAGAAAAACCTGTGGATCTTCTGCGGGCGTGATGCCCTGAAACTGGATCCCGACGGTGCGCGAGACATCCACGCTGCAATCCAGCAGCCGCACGGTGAAAGGCACATTAACCGTGGAAAAACTGCCCACCCCGGAAAATGAGTTGGTTCGGTACTGCCCCATGTCGATGCGCATATTCTGGCTGTCCGGCGCCACGGCGCAGCCGCCGTTCACCAGTTCACCTCTGAGGTGTACTTTGCCGCCGTCAATCACCACCGTATGGGCGAGTGCCTGAGAAGCCATCGCAAGGGTTAACAGCAGTAGTGTTCCTGTCCTTGTCATCCTTCGTTCCTGGCCTGAGCGTATAACGGGCCTCATCCGTGAGGCCAAAACATCCCTGTACGGAGGAATTATTCGTATTTCATAACGAAAGTGGCGTCAGCGTTCGCCTGGCCTGGTTCAGTGGTCGCCGCCGTTGCTTTATAACGCGCGCTGAAGTTCAGGGTGTTGGTACCCTGGATCAGGTTCTGCGCTGCAGAGAAGGTGGCACCGTCTGGGGTCAGAACGCTGGATTTGCTGTCGAGGATCTCGATACCAACACCTTTCGCGGTGTTGTCGTTGCTACCGGAGGTGACTGCCAGCAGGGTTTTGTCGGTCGCGTCGATCTGACCGGTAAACGCTACAGCAGCCGTTTTCGCCACCAGCGGATCGCAATCGTTCAGTTCGATGGTGAATGGAATATTAGACGTCGTGTCACCCACTTTGGTGAATTTCGCGGTACGGTATTGACCGAGATTAACAGTCTGCTCGGAAGAATCGGTATTTACTGAACATGCAGCATTAACCAGTTCACCTTTAAAATGCACGGTACCGCCATTTACAGAAACTGGCGTAACCGGATCCGCAGCGTGAGCGGCACCCGCGACCAGGGCCAGTGAAGCAATAACAGTAGAAGCAATGTTGCTGAGTTTCATGTCTATTCCTTTAAAATGTAAATAACCCTTCCCGCGAATTATCGGGAATAAGAAATACGTTCAATTGAAAAATTGAAAGCTTATTTCGGAGGAGACAAAGTAGCTCAGGAAACTATTTTTAAATATGTCAAAACGCTGCCATTTTACCAGGTCACATCCTAATCCCGCCTAAGAAATTGACCATCATCCGGGAAGGGTCTTTACGCCCGCCGGAGGAAAACTCGCAAAGGGTGACTGACAGCGGCGCTCGCTTCTGACAAAATACAGGCCATCCCCCCTTTCAAACGTTACAGACGGAATCTTCTCTCTGATGGCAGCAAAGATTATTGACGGTAAAACGATTGCGCAGCAGGTGCGCTCTGAGGTCGCGGAAAAAGTGAAGGCGCGTAAAGCGGCTGGATTTCGCGCACCAGGGCTCGCCGTTGTGCTGGTTGGTAGCAACCCGGCATCGCAGATTTATGTCGGCAGCAAGCGCAAAGCGTGTGAAGAGGTGGGGTTCGTCTCCCGCTCTTACGATTTGCCAGAAACCACCACCGAAGCAGAACTGCTGGAACTTATTGACACCCTGAATGCCGATAAAGAGATCGACGGTATTCTGGTCCAGCTGCCGCTGCCGGCAGGCATCGACAACGTGAAGGTGCTGGAGCGTATCGCGCCGGATAAAGACGTGGACGGTTTCCACCCGTACAACGTTGGCCGTCTGTGCCAGCGCGCGCCGCGCCTGCGTCCCTGCACCCCGCGCGGTATCGTGACGCTGCTGGAGCGTTATAACATCGACACCTACGGTCTGAATGCCGTAGTGATTGGCGCCTCCAACATCGTGGGCCGTCCGATGAGCATGGAGCTGCTGCTGGCCGGCTGCACCACCACCGTGACCCACCGCTTCACCAAGAACCTGCGTCATCACGTTGAGAACGCCGATCTGCTGATCGTCGCGGTCGGTAAGCCAGGCTTCATTCCAGGGGAATGGATTAAGGAAGGGGCAATTGTCGTGGACGTCGGGATTAACCGTCTGGAAAACGGCAAAGTGGTCGGCGACGTGGTTTACGAAGACGCCGCGGCGCGTGCCTCTTACATCACCCCGGTGCCGGGCGGCGTAGGCCCGATGACCGTTGCCACCCTGATTCAGAATACCTTGCAGGCATGCGAGGAGTATCACGACGTAGAGGACGCGTAACATGGCGACATTTTCATTAGGTAAACACCCACACGTTGAACTGTGCGATCTGCTGAAGCTGGAAGGCTGGAGCGAAAGCGGCGCGCAGGCCAAGATCGTGATTGCCGACGGGCAGGTTTTCGTCGACGGCGTGGTAGAAACCCGTAAGCGCTGCAAGATTGTTGCCGGTCAGACTGTCAGCTTTGACGGCCAG
This region of Enterobacter cloacae complex sp. R_G8 genomic DNA includes:
- a CDS encoding fimbrial biogenesis usher protein, producing MNNHQWRYCPVALALMATLWPQAGWSESYFNPAFLSDDTASVADLSRFEQGHQQAPGVYRVDIWRNDEFIATQDVRFEQADDTPPVAGGLAPCITRKMLERFGVNIAAFPDLVNVQGDTCVPLAKAIPGSLVAFNFASQRLNISLPQVAMQNSARGYIPPEQWDEGIPAALLNYSFTGNRGSEDDSYYLNLQSGLNYGAWRLRNNGAWRYTQSNGQRHSNWQNIGTWAQRTVIPLKSELVLGDSNTGNDVFDSVGFRGGRLFSSDSMYPDSLQGYAPTVRGIARTPAKVVVRQNGYVIYQSYVQPGAFAITDLNPTSSSGDLEVTVEEKDGSQQRYTVPYSTVPLLQREGRWKYDLVAGDYRSGNSDQDTPFFTQGTLITGLANGFTLYGGTQLASRYTAVAIGAGKNLGDWGAVSVDVTHARSQLADDSRHEGQSLRFLYAKSLNGFGTNFQLLGYRYSTKGFYTLDDVAWRSMEGYQYADSQDDDGVPDVQSYHNLTWNKKGRFQLNISQSLGDYGSVYVSGSEQTYWGTSQSNLWYQLGYAGGVKGINYSLSWSWNKSVGIEGTDRIASFNVSVPFSLFTRQGYRRDSAIDRAYATASASRNSDGDTSWQTGVSGTLLEDRNLNYSVTQGHTSTNGSSGSASANWQATYGTLGVGYNYARDQHDLNWQLAGGVVGHADGVTFSQPLGDTNVLIKAPGASGVSVENQTGVKTDWRGYAVMPYATVYRYNRVALDTNSMSNNTDIENNVSSVVPTKGALVRASFDTRIGVRALLTVTRGNQPVPFGAVVRETQSGVTSMVGDDGQIYLSGLPLEGELLIQWGNGMQSQCRAHYRLSPESQNQAITMAGASCDR
- the fimC gene encoding type 1 fimbria chaperone FimC, yielding MNTLIKPGLILSFILMMVSACANASGGIALGATRVIYPADAKQTSLAITNSNKQERYLINAWIENANGQKEKTFAVTPPLFVSEPDSENTLRIIYAGPALPADRESLFYMNVKAIPSVNKAKTENNNVLQLAILSRIKLFVRPNNLAMQPEEALSQLRFERVGTHLKISNASPYYITLVNLKLGGQTLDNIMIAPKNSAQQTLPAGAGGTLSWQSVNDYGAITPARSVNL
- the fimI gene encoding type 1 fimbrial protein subunit FimI; the encoded protein is MTRTGTLLLLTLAMASQALAHTVVIDGGKVHLRGELVNGGCAVAPDSQNMRIDMGQYRTNSFSGVGSFSTVNVPFTVRLLDCSVDVSRTVGIQFQGITPAEDPQVFLATSRPGETPISSGVGLALFDEQQRQIIPNATAVSWLPIETRELAFHFSARYRAISEHLVPGNIQSDVWFTLIYP
- the fimA gene encoding type 1 fimbrial major subunit FimA, whose protein sequence is MKLSNIASTVIASLALVAGAAHAADPVTPVSVNGGTVHFKGELVNAACSVNTDSSEQTVNLGQYRTAKFTKVGDTTSNIPFTIELNDCDPLVAKTAAVAFTGQIDATDKTLLAVTSGSNDNTAKGVGIEILDSKSSVLTPDGATFSAAQNLIQGTNTLNFSARYKATAATTEPGQANADATFVMKYE
- the folD gene encoding bifunctional methylenetetrahydrofolate dehydrogenase/methenyltetrahydrofolate cyclohydrolase FolD → MAAKIIDGKTIAQQVRSEVAEKVKARKAAGFRAPGLAVVLVGSNPASQIYVGSKRKACEEVGFVSRSYDLPETTTEAELLELIDTLNADKEIDGILVQLPLPAGIDNVKVLERIAPDKDVDGFHPYNVGRLCQRAPRLRPCTPRGIVTLLERYNIDTYGLNAVVIGASNIVGRPMSMELLLAGCTTTVTHRFTKNLRHHVENADLLIVAVGKPGFIPGEWIKEGAIVVDVGINRLENGKVVGDVVYEDAAARASYITPVPGGVGPMTVATLIQNTLQACEEYHDVEDA
- the ybcJ gene encoding ribosome-associated protein YbcJ, whose product is MATFSLGKHPHVELCDLLKLEGWSESGAQAKIVIADGQVFVDGVVETRKRCKIVAGQTVSFDGQSVTVTA